One window of the Fibrobacter sp. UWR4 genome contains the following:
- a CDS encoding CHASE2 domain-containing protein, whose product MQIKFSKQVKKVLSGVIASSIVVALLIIFGSSQNELNGSIRKAAESLENIFYDQFSKNITDENLDAALDGDYEITDGDIATGSAKIKLANNYDPNILIVDIDEPALAKLGPYNEWDRFIHADVVKNLNNGGASAIGFDIMFKTADFGKLKTKQVRDLLHDVNDTENWDSLDSKIRSYYNYDSMLVSSVADGGVSIVCDMFDDSKAYKFESQWRPLSTEERAAEVGYGSTFNLEQVDHPEFIEPKDLLDNVFPELANAGAKLGSVNAYPDNDGVVRRVSMLYRFPNPEIYPDADVKLYSTMSLMTILHLFHQDPKNVEIKTGKYINLGKPFGIYKDQKGEMHTTYPNFSYPMFKELKKRLSEKDIKKKASLDFQDISSKVIATRLEEGNVNFEIFEGQVLSDELSRVLLDVSQAMLDSAKAGNEITIHEGFTLKADEEGANRYIITDEDNDDEAVITDYIVNTLDYFKDSLQNLPINKPVHLSLDMDLHFSKTKKAWMSNIAILSDIVIREIQATNEKEIDALKPGQELRFGREKKVPINKYGSFRVNYKGKYNTEESKRTFQHLSYYDVTKNRIDPGLYQGKIFILGSAAPALFDFVSATHEENYPAVLIHATIIKNILEDDYLVVMDDQKQAIIIMFLALLCVISGLYFKGYFSAAISVIIMTAYTLVAYKYFGNGLYIGVSRQLLTVIFINIITLVVQFYFENREKKFINSVFKQYISPELIDDMVNKEIMPSLGGNKSHISAYFTDIASFSTFSEKIGDPSKLVTLLNEYLTEMTDTLLDNRGTLDKYEGDAIIAFFGAPAPLANHAQSACDAAVGMQRKLMQLRKKWESQGDFWPKVVHDMHMRIGINSGDIVTGNMGSTMRKNYTMMGDAVNLAARLESAAKQYGAYVQISEDTEKMLVRGKFIYRSLDTVRVVGKSQPVKTFEILERTRHADDEEINVLRIKPKRERKDNARIEFLTKTRCTPEQEANLLKLVKIWEEARRCYLEMKWDEAIALFTQCLDLEPHHPDRDPGSKTTPSHVYIKRCKEYKQNPPVVEGEVWDGVFTATEK is encoded by the coding sequence ATGCAAATAAAGTTTTCGAAACAAGTCAAGAAAGTTTTATCAGGCGTCATCGCTTCCTCCATCGTGGTGGCATTGCTCATTATTTTCGGCAGTTCCCAAAACGAATTAAACGGTTCAATTAGAAAAGCGGCAGAATCGCTGGAGAACATTTTCTACGACCAGTTCTCGAAAAACATCACTGATGAAAATCTCGATGCTGCCTTAGACGGGGACTACGAGATCACCGATGGTGATATTGCCACCGGAAGTGCGAAAATCAAGTTAGCCAACAATTACGACCCGAACATCCTCATTGTAGATATTGACGAACCTGCACTGGCCAAGTTGGGCCCCTATAACGAATGGGACCGTTTTATCCATGCTGACGTGGTAAAGAACTTAAACAACGGTGGGGCGTCCGCTATCGGCTTCGATATTATGTTCAAGACCGCCGACTTTGGAAAGTTGAAAACAAAGCAGGTTCGAGACTTATTGCACGATGTGAATGACACGGAAAACTGGGATTCCCTAGATTCCAAGATTCGTTCTTACTATAACTACGATTCCATGCTCGTATCTTCCGTGGCAGACGGAGGCGTATCCATTGTATGCGACATGTTTGACGACTCCAAGGCATATAAGTTCGAATCCCAGTGGCGTCCACTCAGTACAGAGGAGCGTGCCGCTGAAGTAGGTTACGGTTCCACATTCAATCTTGAACAGGTAGATCATCCTGAATTCATTGAACCCAAGGACCTGCTGGACAACGTCTTCCCTGAACTAGCTAATGCAGGAGCCAAGCTCGGTTCTGTCAACGCCTACCCAGACAACGATGGTGTGGTTCGTCGCGTATCCATGCTTTACCGCTTCCCCAATCCGGAAATATATCCAGATGCGGATGTAAAGCTTTACTCTACCATGTCCCTAATGACAATTCTTCACCTGTTCCACCAGGATCCGAAGAATGTGGAAATCAAGACAGGCAAGTACATCAACCTCGGCAAGCCCTTCGGCATCTACAAGGATCAGAAGGGAGAAATGCACACCACATACCCCAACTTCAGCTACCCCATGTTCAAGGAGCTGAAGAAGCGCCTGTCAGAAAAGGATATCAAGAAGAAAGCTTCCCTGGATTTCCAGGACATTTCATCCAAGGTGATTGCCACCCGACTTGAAGAAGGAAATGTAAACTTCGAAATTTTTGAAGGTCAGGTTCTTTCAGACGAACTTTCCCGCGTTCTCCTTGACGTATCCCAGGCAATGCTCGACTCCGCCAAGGCGGGCAATGAAATCACAATCCATGAAGGATTTACCCTGAAAGCCGACGAGGAAGGAGCCAACCGTTACATCATCACAGACGAAGACAACGATGACGAAGCCGTCATCACAGACTATATCGTAAATACCCTGGATTACTTTAAGGATTCCCTCCAGAATCTTCCCATCAACAAGCCGGTCCATCTTTCCCTGGATATGGATCTACACTTTAGCAAGACAAAGAAAGCATGGATGTCCAACATAGCCATTCTTTCCGACATTGTCATTCGAGAAATTCAGGCTACTAACGAGAAAGAAATTGACGCTCTGAAACCTGGTCAGGAACTGCGTTTTGGCCGCGAAAAGAAAGTACCTATCAACAAGTATGGCAGCTTCCGCGTTAACTACAAGGGTAAGTACAACACTGAAGAATCCAAGAGAACCTTCCAGCATCTTTCCTACTATGACGTCACTAAAAACCGAATTGATCCAGGTCTCTATCAAGGTAAGATTTTCATTCTCGGTTCTGCAGCTCCGGCCCTATTTGACTTTGTGAGTGCCACTCACGAAGAAAACTATCCAGCCGTGCTAATCCATGCAACCATCATCAAGAACATTCTTGAAGATGATTACCTCGTGGTAATGGACGATCAGAAACAAGCCATCATCATCATGTTCCTGGCCCTGCTCTGCGTCATTTCCGGTCTCTACTTTAAGGGATACTTCTCCGCAGCAATTTCCGTCATCATTATGACGGCCTATACCTTAGTCGCTTACAAGTACTTTGGAAATGGTCTCTACATCGGCGTTTCTCGCCAGTTGCTTACGGTCATCTTCATCAACATCATTACATTGGTGGTCCAGTTCTACTTTGAAAACAGAGAAAAGAAGTTCATCAACAGCGTATTTAAACAGTACATCTCTCCTGAACTGATCGATGACATGGTGAACAAGGAAATTATGCCTAGTCTTGGCGGTAACAAGTCCCACATTTCCGCATATTTCACCGACATTGCAAGTTTCTCCACCTTCTCAGAAAAAATCGGTGACCCGAGTAAATTGGTTACCCTTTTGAATGAATACCTGACTGAAATGACGGACACTCTTCTGGACAACCGAGGCACATTGGACAAGTACGAAGGTGACGCCATCATCGCATTCTTCGGCGCCCCCGCCCCCTTGGCGAACCATGCCCAAAGTGCCTGCGATGCAGCAGTGGGTATGCAGAGAAAGCTGATGCAGCTCCGTAAGAAATGGGAAAGCCAAGGTGATTTCTGGCCCAAGGTTGTTCATGACATGCACATGAGAATCGGTATTAACTCCGGCGACATCGTGACAGGAAACATGGGTTCAACCATGCGTAAGAACTACACCATGATGGGCGACGCAGTGAACCTGGCTGCCCGTCTTGAAAGTGCAGCCAAGCAGTACGGTGCATACGTTCAGATCAGCGAAGACACCGAGAAGATGCTGGTGAGAGGCAAATTCATTTATCGTTCTCTCGATACTGTTCGAGTAGTTGGTAAGAGCCAGCCTGTTAAGACGTTCGAAATTCTTGAGCGTACCCGACACGCCGATGATGAAGAAATCAACGTCCTGCGCATCAAGCCCAAACGAGAACGAAAAGACAATGCAAGAATTGAATTCCTTACCAAGACAAGGTGTACTCCGGAACAGGAAGCCAATCTTCTGAAGCTGGTAAAGATTTGGGAAGAAGCCCGCAGATGCTATCTGGAAATGAAATGGGACGAAGCCATTGCACTGTTTACCCAGTGTCTGGATTTGGAGCCCCATCATCCCGATAGAGATCCGGGTAGCAAAACCACACCATCCCATGTTTACATCAAGCGCTGCAAGGAATACAAGCAGAACCCGCCTGTGGTAGAAGGAGAAGTCTGGGACGGCGTATTTACCGCAACTGAAAAATAA
- a CDS encoding DNA translocase FtsK, translating into MATQKKKTAKKASKPKSGGVKGADDQGFGRIIAGWFLLAIGALLLLGCISSVYSGENGNWLGPYLGGIVPHAITLLFGKVAVILFTFALVSWGVTLAFAGKILRCSVGLSLLTLNVAFLLALKSYGETRVADEVLLSNGGLVGQFFTQNVWVSIFGTASALAPLGILVVTLGLILIVSFGLRPRHFGFLVQGSKWMTSQLSRKKDEVEEAEPVEATIVEPSRKKSKEYVEEPAVSSRKGIYMDDNTVFLEPDEFKIKRKGVLSPFNGRKNWLDQDMSLESISDMPGEDVDIGKDTFVKEPEVPQTMASEGPSSAGAEYDKNEDPEIRRLEEYLRLNSRKMNALEIVEVKEKISALRRAGDLIAWEKDRKGRMQVKGDVRREGAVANAAGSTLPPQAEDAAPVDTPVATPVAASVASPVTGRNTVLSRNILRKNEVPEVASEQPVVNAEDLLGGDGAATEFDNAPESDDDTFAPVVYGADEDEPQEEPEFQDKTLVPSGMASTMKAASIPVREPTAYDEYKVPTISEILNDHEVQTADYTEDELNAIGKMLEEKLENFKVKGRVIGCETGPMITRFEVEPGPGVKVSRFTALQEDLAMPLRVSSVRILAPIPGKAAVGIEIPNRKFQTVFSKDVFESEKFAPTPEKIQVALGKDITGEAFTMDLAKAPHLLIAGQTGSGKSVCINALMASMLFSKTPDELRMILVDPKAVELKMYENIPHLLAPVITKPEIAIQALQWLCYEMDRRTEVLATAKVRNIGGFNAKYEAGELPDGIPDEDKGHRMPFIVVIIDEMADLMMVAGKEIEKSVARLAAKARAVGIHLVLATQRPSVKVITGIIKANLPTRISFKVASQIDARTVMDHAGAEKLLGRGDMLFKAVNDPDPVRVHGAYLSDEEAEKLADACSNQNVFYPQVESFDVSEGVGEDDDGEGGKQLGKLDPLLFDVACWAIEVSGLSTSAVQRHFSVGYSRAGKIVDQLYGLGVCGPSKGNSKPRAMLVGMDELMQMERSGTFR; encoded by the coding sequence TTGGCTACTCAAAAAAAGAAAACGGCTAAGAAAGCTTCAAAGCCGAAATCCGGGGGAGTAAAAGGGGCTGACGACCAGGGGTTTGGTCGTATTATTGCTGGTTGGTTTTTGCTGGCAATCGGTGCTCTCCTTCTTTTAGGATGTATCAGTTCTGTCTATAGTGGGGAAAATGGCAATTGGTTGGGCCCTTACCTGGGCGGAATCGTTCCTCATGCCATTACCCTTCTGTTTGGTAAAGTTGCGGTAATTCTCTTTACCTTTGCTCTTGTTTCCTGGGGTGTTACCCTTGCTTTTGCGGGTAAAATCCTGCGCTGCTCTGTGGGTCTTTCCTTATTGACCTTGAATGTGGCTTTTTTGCTTGCTCTTAAGAGTTACGGCGAGACTCGTGTGGCTGATGAAGTCTTGCTATCCAATGGTGGCCTTGTTGGACAGTTCTTTACTCAGAATGTGTGGGTTTCCATCTTTGGAACGGCCTCTGCCTTGGCTCCTCTTGGAATTTTGGTGGTTACCCTTGGCTTAATACTTATTGTTTCCTTTGGTCTAAGGCCTAGACATTTTGGCTTCCTGGTTCAGGGCTCAAAATGGATGACGTCTCAGCTGTCCAGAAAAAAGGACGAAGTGGAAGAGGCCGAACCTGTCGAAGCTACCATTGTGGAACCTAGTCGTAAAAAGTCCAAAGAGTATGTCGAAGAACCTGCGGTTTCCAGCCGTAAGGGCATCTACATGGATGACAATACCGTTTTTCTGGAACCGGACGAATTTAAGATTAAACGTAAAGGAGTTCTATCTCCCTTTAATGGACGGAAAAACTGGCTAGATCAGGATATGAGTCTGGAAAGTATTTCCGATATGCCAGGTGAAGATGTTGATATTGGCAAGGATACCTTTGTCAAGGAACCCGAAGTTCCGCAGACGATGGCATCCGAAGGACCTTCCTCGGCTGGTGCAGAATACGACAAGAACGAAGATCCTGAAATTCGCAGGTTGGAAGAGTATTTGCGCTTGAATAGCCGTAAAATGAATGCTCTTGAAATTGTTGAAGTGAAGGAAAAAATTTCCGCCCTTCGTAGAGCAGGTGATTTGATTGCCTGGGAAAAGGACCGTAAAGGCCGTATGCAGGTAAAGGGCGATGTGCGTCGTGAAGGTGCGGTCGCAAATGCAGCAGGATCGACTTTGCCGCCTCAGGCTGAAGATGCTGCTCCTGTGGATACCCCTGTGGCTACTCCTGTGGCAGCTTCTGTAGCAAGTCCTGTTACGGGGCGAAATACGGTTCTGAGCAGGAATATTCTTCGTAAGAACGAAGTTCCGGAAGTAGCTTCCGAACAACCTGTGGTGAACGCAGAGGATCTCTTGGGTGGGGATGGCGCTGCGACGGAATTCGACAATGCTCCTGAATCCGATGATGATACTTTCGCCCCTGTAGTTTATGGCGCCGACGAGGATGAACCTCAGGAAGAACCGGAGTTCCAGGATAAGACCCTTGTGCCGTCCGGTATGGCGTCTACCATGAAGGCGGCGAGCATTCCTGTTCGTGAACCTACTGCTTATGACGAATATAAGGTCCCGACTATTTCAGAAATTCTCAATGATCACGAGGTTCAAACTGCGGATTACACCGAAGATGAGCTGAATGCTATCGGCAAGATGCTGGAAGAAAAACTGGAAAACTTCAAGGTGAAGGGCCGCGTGATCGGCTGTGAAACCGGCCCCATGATTACCCGCTTTGAAGTGGAACCTGGTCCTGGCGTAAAGGTGAGCCGTTTTACCGCCTTGCAAGAGGATTTGGCCATGCCGTTGCGAGTGTCTTCCGTTCGTATTTTGGCTCCGATTCCAGGAAAGGCTGCTGTTGGCATCGAAATTCCCAATCGAAAGTTCCAGACTGTTTTCAGTAAGGATGTTTTCGAGAGTGAAAAATTTGCTCCGACTCCCGAAAAAATTCAGGTTGCTTTGGGTAAGGATATTACGGGAGAAGCTTTCACCATGGATTTGGCAAAGGCTCCTCACTTGCTGATTGCCGGTCAGACAGGTTCTGGTAAGTCTGTCTGTATCAATGCTCTTATGGCAAGTATGCTGTTCAGTAAGACTCCGGACGAACTTCGTATGATTCTGGTGGATCCGAAGGCTGTGGAATTGAAGATGTATGAAAACATTCCGCATCTTTTGGCTCCCGTGATTACGAAGCCGGAAATTGCCATTCAGGCACTCCAATGGCTTTGCTATGAAATGGATCGTCGTACCGAAGTCCTTGCAACCGCCAAGGTTCGTAACATCGGTGGCTTTAATGCAAAGTACGAAGCGGGTGAATTGCCTGATGGTATCCCTGATGAAGACAAGGGCCATCGCATGCCATTCATTGTGGTAATCATTGATGAAATGGCTGACCTTATGATGGTTGCCGGTAAGGAAATTGAAAAGTCCGTGGCGCGTTTGGCCGCAAAGGCTCGTGCTGTTGGGATTCATCTTGTGCTTGCTACCCAGCGCCCTTCCGTGAAGGTGATTACAGGTATTATCAAGGCAAACTTGCCTACACGTATTAGCTTTAAGGTGGCGTCCCAGATTGATGCCCGTACTGTGATGGATCATGCGGGTGCAGAAAAACTTCTGGGTCGTGGTGATATGCTGTTCAAGGCTGTGAATGACCCGGATCCGGTTCGCGTTCATGGCGCATATCTCAGCGATGAAGAAGCCGAAAAGCTTGCTGACGCCTGCTCCAACCAGAATGTCTTCTATCCTCAGGTCGAATCCTTCGATGTTTCCGAAGGTGTGGGTGAAGACGATGATGGGGAAGGCGGCAAGCAACTTGGAAAACTTGACCCGTTACTGTTTGATGTGGCGTGCTGGGCTATTGAAGTAAGCGGCCTTTCTACTTCTGCAGTGCAGCGTCACTTTAGCGTTGGGTATAGCCGTGCTGGCAAGATTGTGGACCAGCTTTATGGTCTTGGTGTTTGCGGTCCCAGCAAGGGAAATTCCAAACCTCGTGCCATGCTGGTCGGTATGGATGAACTGATGCAAATGGAACGCTCTGGAACTTTTAGATAG
- the ispE gene encoding 4-(cytidine 5'-diphospho)-2-C-methyl-D-erythritol kinase: MKEYAPSKINLFLDVIRKREDGYHDLGSVFQTVDAGDTVSAEVRDDGEIVLTYNNPQEYPVQSDLVYKAAVALKAYAVEQGVAGAEKFGADIYLEKVMPLGAGLGGGSADAAATLRLLNKLWGVDFPAETLEAIGAKLGADVPFLVRGGTAFVEGIGEKLTFISPLQLPEGQYLLICTPKDAVPTKDAYAGVAKSGPARWDAYKASAQSGSAAEFLLQPASFFNAFEGSVFPLHPLVESMKAEFIRLGAKCALMSGSGASVFGIFQSLDLANQAAKAMESISRYQKVTRFWVPAL; the protein is encoded by the coding sequence ATGAAAGAATACGCTCCTTCAAAAATCAATTTGTTTCTGGATGTAATCCGCAAGCGAGAAGATGGTTACCATGATTTGGGCTCCGTTTTCCAGACTGTAGATGCTGGCGATACTGTTTCTGCGGAAGTCCGCGACGACGGTGAAATCGTCCTAACTTACAATAACCCGCAGGAATATCCTGTCCAGTCGGATCTGGTTTATAAGGCCGCTGTAGCTTTAAAAGCTTATGCAGTTGAACAAGGTGTTGCTGGTGCTGAAAAATTTGGTGCTGACATCTATCTTGAAAAAGTCATGCCTCTGGGTGCTGGGCTTGGTGGAGGCAGTGCTGATGCCGCAGCGACTCTTCGCCTTTTGAATAAACTCTGGGGAGTGGATTTCCCGGCGGAAACTTTGGAAGCAATTGGTGCCAAATTAGGGGCTGATGTTCCTTTCCTGGTCCGTGGTGGCACTGCTTTTGTCGAAGGCATTGGCGAAAAGTTGACTTTCATTAGTCCGTTGCAGCTACCCGAAGGGCAATACTTGCTGATTTGCACCCCGAAGGATGCTGTTCCCACGAAGGATGCCTACGCAGGAGTTGCCAAGTCTGGCCCTGCCCGTTGGGATGCCTATAAGGCTTCCGCACAGTCCGGTTCTGCAGCAGAGTTCCTGCTTCAGCCTGCGTCCTTCTTCAACGCTTTTGAAGGATCAGTCTTTCCGTTGCATCCGTTGGTGGAGTCCATGAAGGCGGAATTCATCCGTCTGGGAGCCAAGTGCGCCCTGATGTCAGGTTCTGGAGCTTCTGTTTTTGGGATTTTCCAGTCTTTAGATCTTGCAAATCAGGCCGCAAAGGCTATGGAATCCATTTCCCGCTATCAAAAAGTCACTCGCTTTTGGGTGCCCGCCCTTTAA
- a CDS encoding 50S ribosomal protein L25 encodes MELTKLVATSRVLGKSRDNARLRKAGQIPASYYGKGMENVNISVSAADLRKVLAPGKRYTLLDLVIDGKEGNAAVVYNYQKDPLTQEIIHVDFLKIDETTKVKVRVPVKLNGLPVGVKTQGGTFAQQNRYIQLAAAPANIPTLIEMDISEYPAPTTFYAKDLKLAEGVELACTPRVVIFNITAKRGAKASEEA; translated from the coding sequence ATGGAACTCACTAAGCTCGTTGCAACCTCGAGAGTGTTAGGCAAGAGCCGCGACAACGCACGCCTCCGCAAGGCTGGCCAGATTCCGGCTTCCTATTATGGTAAGGGTATGGAAAACGTGAACATCAGCGTTAGCGCTGCTGATCTCCGTAAGGTCCTCGCCCCGGGCAAGCGTTACACCCTTCTTGACCTCGTCATCGATGGCAAGGAAGGCAATGCTGCTGTTGTTTATAACTATCAGAAGGATCCTCTGACTCAGGAAATCATCCACGTTGACTTCCTGAAGATCGACGAAACCACCAAGGTTAAGGTTCGCGTTCCTGTTAAGCTGAACGGTCTTCCGGTTGGCGTTAAGACTCAGGGTGGTACCTTCGCTCAGCAGAACCGCTACATCCAGTTGGCTGCTGCTCCGGCAAACATCCCGACTTTGATCGAAATGGATATTTCCGAATACCCGGCTCCCACTACTTTCTACGCCAAGGATCTCAAGCTGGCTGAAGGTGTGGAACTGGCTTGCACTCCGCGCGTGGTGATCTTCAACATCACTGCTAAGCGTGGTGCTAAGGCTTCCGAAGAAGCTTAA
- a CDS encoding M23 family metallopeptidase, with product MSILFNKLKFITIFGLVTAAISFAEECDEKTMDAFAYEDCIAAQNGVNVDNTDFSKRPAAGKEAAAPEAPKYSPFGKTAYLTSSFGENRGTRYHMGIDYSTDMEEGWAVYAPENGYVKEVKVSPYGYGKVMYYKGNSGKTWVFAHQSSFGPHLDSLVMKKMISSKKNDVSLTPNTVHKKGDTLTFAGSTGIGNPHLHLELKMNDNKVLSPCGHDVLCADSIAPQVFAAAALYKNDVTFTSKEALEMGCVETPIQNTFENDVPVQVAFKIVDYSRLPKENPMAVRRVDLYRYDEKVFSKVQDTISFPNSIKIRDELLWAEEADTLGDWHFIKVGLPPQSTYRLEVEDFNGNITTKKFNLKPNCKGNVPFAKTHYQETPLFTYLSRAMIDFSKCDAGFDFEAYDKDDNLLSGTLCKMFPKKYATVAKIGEIFPSVSYIKFKNASEEDKIYIHYQANKVSNINWKAQVDGMEILQRLSGVTNISNNGNTALAFVKHHTDSLDYFEFHPKGMQFFGKWDICIDENTAKGPLYWLGETSRNWFIFSKQTKGKNRCASANELRDIAAIDNPNPPTLGFAYWGTTIFGGLHAPALKIPLIYKYAGIENGNAITAKYKNRWIPVEYDSEPRELIILGEQLPEDNETITIQIVDEAGHKATYDVTIPEL from the coding sequence ATGAGTATTTTGTTCAACAAGCTCAAATTCATTACCATATTTGGACTCGTCACTGCAGCAATCTCCTTTGCAGAAGAATGTGACGAAAAAACGATGGATGCATTCGCCTACGAAGACTGCATTGCTGCACAGAATGGCGTCAATGTCGACAACACAGATTTCAGCAAGCGCCCCGCAGCCGGTAAGGAAGCCGCTGCGCCTGAAGCCCCTAAATACAGCCCCTTCGGAAAGACCGCCTATCTGACATCCTCCTTTGGCGAAAATCGCGGTACCCGTTATCACATGGGCATCGATTACTCCACAGACATGGAAGAAGGTTGGGCGGTATACGCTCCGGAAAACGGCTATGTGAAGGAAGTGAAGGTTTCGCCCTACGGATACGGCAAGGTTATGTATTACAAGGGCAACAGCGGAAAGACTTGGGTGTTCGCCCACCAAAGCAGCTTCGGTCCTCACCTGGACTCCCTGGTCATGAAAAAGATGATCAGTTCCAAGAAGAACGACGTTTCCCTCACCCCCAATACCGTTCACAAAAAAGGCGATACTCTGACATTTGCGGGTAGCACAGGCATCGGCAACCCCCATCTCCATCTGGAATTGAAGATGAACGACAACAAGGTGCTTTCTCCTTGCGGCCATGACGTTCTTTGTGCAGACTCCATCGCACCCCAGGTTTTTGCAGCTGCGGCACTCTACAAGAACGATGTAACCTTCACTTCGAAGGAAGCCCTGGAAATGGGCTGCGTAGAAACCCCGATCCAAAACACCTTTGAAAACGATGTCCCCGTACAGGTCGCCTTTAAGATCGTAGACTACAGTAGACTTCCTAAGGAAAACCCCATGGCAGTACGTCGCGTGGACTTGTACCGCTACGACGAAAAAGTTTTCAGCAAGGTTCAGGACACCATCTCCTTCCCCAACTCCATCAAGATTCGTGACGAACTTCTGTGGGCAGAAGAAGCAGACACTCTGGGTGACTGGCATTTCATCAAGGTTGGGCTTCCTCCCCAGTCCACCTACCGCCTGGAAGTGGAAGATTTCAACGGCAACATTACAACCAAGAAGTTCAACCTAAAACCCAACTGCAAGGGAAATGTTCCTTTCGCAAAGACCCACTATCAGGAAACTCCGTTGTTCACGTACCTGTCCAGAGCCATGATCGACTTTAGCAAGTGCGATGCCGGTTTTGATTTCGAAGCCTACGACAAGGACGACAACCTTCTGTCTGGAACGCTCTGCAAGATGTTCCCCAAGAAGTATGCAACCGTAGCAAAGATTGGAGAAATCTTCCCCAGCGTATCTTACATCAAGTTTAAGAACGCAAGCGAAGAAGACAAGATCTACATCCATTACCAGGCAAACAAAGTTTCCAACATCAACTGGAAGGCTCAGGTAGACGGCATGGAAATCCTCCAGAGACTTTCCGGTGTTACAAACATCAGCAACAACGGCAATACAGCTTTGGCTTTTGTGAAGCACCATACTGACAGCTTGGATTACTTTGAATTCCATCCCAAGGGAATGCAATTCTTTGGAAAGTGGGATATTTGCATTGATGAAAATACCGCCAAGGGACCTCTCTACTGGCTTGGCGAAACCAGCCGAAACTGGTTTATCTTCAGCAAGCAGACCAAGGGCAAGAATCGTTGCGCAAGCGCAAATGAACTTCGCGATATTGCAGCCATCGACAACCCCAATCCTCCGACCTTAGGCTTCGCTTATTGGGGTACCACCATCTTCGGCGGGCTCCATGCACCTGCTCTTAAGATTCCCCTGATCTATAAGTACGCTGGTATCGAAAATGGCAACGCAATTACCGCGAAGTACAAGAACAGGTGGATTCCGGTGGAATACGATTCCGAACCAAGAGAACTAATTATTCTGGGCGAACAGCTACCCGAGGATAACGAAACCATTACCATCCAGATTGTGGACGAAGCAGGCCATAAGGCAACCTACGACGTCACCATTCCGGAACTGTAG
- a CDS encoding peptidylprolyl isomerase, protein MAFNQLDKPQAGETIAIMTTNHGVMKLRLFPERVGECAQNFIDLANQGKYDGAPFHRIIKNFMIQGGDFTNRNGTGGHSAKGPGTTIDDKYDDCLSHMRGALSWAKTMMPKSIGSQFFIVHGDDVHFLDHGNPNVGNGPNAGYSVFGQLYEGFEVLDEIAGVKTDRRDAPYEDVIIESVKIEKV, encoded by the coding sequence ATGGCATTTAATCAGCTGGATAAGCCTCAGGCTGGCGAAACCATCGCCATTATGACCACTAACCACGGCGTGATGAAGTTGCGCCTGTTCCCGGAACGCGTCGGCGAATGCGCTCAGAACTTTATTGACCTTGCAAACCAGGGCAAGTACGACGGAGCTCCGTTCCATCGCATCATCAAGAACTTCATGATCCAGGGCGGTGACTTCACCAACCGTAACGGTACCGGTGGCCACTCCGCCAAGGGTCCGGGCACCACCATCGACGACAAGTACGACGACTGCCTCTCCCACATGCGCGGCGCCCTCAGCTGGGCAAAGACCATGATGCCCAAGTCCATCGGCTCCCAGTTCTTCATCGTCCACGGTGACGACGTCCACTTCCTTGACCACGGCAACCCGAACGTAGGTAACGGTCCCAACGCCGGTTACTCCGTCTTCGGCCAGCTCTATGAAGGCTTCGAAGTCCTGGATGAAATCGCAGGCGTAAAAACAGATCGCCGCGATGCCCCCTACGAAGACGTAATTATCGAATCCGTGAAGATCGAGAAGGTATAA